The DNA sequence TGCGTGCACCGAGCTCATCAGAACGCTTGCCCCAACCAACACCCCTGCTAGCTTCAATAACTTCATTGTGTGACCTCCTGGAAAAATTTTTTACGTAGTGTAAATCAAATGCCTCGAATGCCCTGCCCCGGACGCGCTTGCGCGGCGCCCGGAATCGGGCTGGCCGGCCGTATGACGAGCCTGTTATTGTTCTCTGCCGTGCCGCCTATTCTGTGTGCTAACACACATCTTTGCCAGCATTGTTTGATCCCCGCCTGGCGATGCTTGCGCAAACCACCCCCACAGTGGACCAGATGCCGGCAAATTACCCATACGCAACTGTCGGCGGGCGCATTGTAGGCATATGCTGCCCGGTCTGGCAATGCGCAGAATCCCTCATCGCGAGAACTGAACCATGCGCTGCGCGCAACGGCAGTAACGACATTCCGGTCAGCAATATCCATGCCAGAAACGAGTCGACAGGGGGAGGAAGACGGCAGAGATGCGGTGCGCATCAGGCTGGTATGCAAGCATCTGGCAGCCTGGTGAAGAAAAAGATGGGGCCGCCGGATAGGAAGGGAGAGAAGAGAAAAGCGAGTGTGACGGGAGTGAAGAATATTACCAAGCTCTGCTGCAGAGATGGGCGACACCACCCGCCTCCAGGCTGAGGACCATGCGCACAGACGGCGCGCACATGCGGCAGCGCCCGGCATGTTCATGCCGGGTCCGTCACTGAAGATCTTGCGCCGCAAGGCTGGTTGGCCTGCGGTGCCTCTACGCACAGCAACCACGTCTCCTCCTGGACCAAAGGTCTCTGGATTTCTTTTATCCGGCCGACGATCTTCTTGCGTATCGTCTTGGCCGTGCCGGTCCGCACGCGCGCACCGGGGTGACTTCCTGGTGAATCAGGGATACAGGCCGCGCATCTCGCGCGCCTGCAGCACGCGGGTGCAGGCCACGATGAAAGCCGCGGTACGCAGCGACACGTTCTTCTCTTCGGCCAGCTGCCACACGGCGGCGAAGGCTTCGCGCATGATGCGGGTCAGGCGCAGGTTGATTTCATCTTCGGTCCAGAAGAAGCTGGAGAAGTCCTGCACCCATTCGAAGTAGCTCACCGTCACGCCACCGGCATTGGCAATCACGTCCGGCACGATCAGCACGCCCTTGTCGCGCAGGATGTCGTCGGCCGCCGGCGTAGTGGGACCGTTGGCGCCTTCCAGGATGATCTTGGCCTTGATGTGGTTGGCGTTGGCTTCGGTGATCTGCTGTTCCAGTGCAGCAGGCACCAGAATGTCGCAATCGACCGACCAGAATTGGGCGCGATCGGTGATCTCATCGGCGCCCTCGAAACCCTTGACGCTGCCGTTCTTGGCCACGTAGGCCTGCAGCGCCGGTACATCCAGCCCACCGCCATTGAAGACGGTGGTCACGTGATCCTGCACCGCGACCACCTTGGAACCGGCTTCAGCGAACAGGCGCGCAGCGATGCCACCGACGTTGCCGAAACCTTGCACTGCGACCTTGGCCTCCTTGATGTCCATGCCGCGCTTGGCAGCGGCTTCGCAACCGACCACGAAGACACCACGGCCGGTAGCTTCA is a window from the Herbaspirillum rubrisubalbicans genome containing:
- a CDS encoding Glu/Leu/Phe/Val family dehydrogenase; the protein is MSNVPNHEVPSYLVPHGIGPWGVYLEQIDRVTPHLGSLARWVETLKRPKRMLVVDVPIERDDGTIAHFEGYRVQHNTSRGPGKGGVRFHQDVTLSEVMALSAWMTIKNAAVNVPYGGAKGGIRVDPKTLSRGELQRVTRRYTSEIGIIIGPNKDIPAPDVNTDSQIMAWMMDTYSMNQGSTSSGVVTGKPISLGGSLGRHEATGRGVFVVGCEAAAKRGMDIKEAKVAVQGFGNVGGIAARLFAEAGSKVVAVQDHVTTVFNGGGLDVPALQAYVAKNGSVKGFEGADEITDRAQFWSVDCDILVPAALEQQITEANANHIKAKIILEGANGPTTPAADDILRDKGVLIVPDVIANAGGVTVSYFEWVQDFSSFFWTEDEINLRLTRIMREAFAAVWQLAEEKNVSLRTAAFIVACTRVLQAREMRGLYP